In one window of Dermochelys coriacea isolate rDerCor1 chromosome 3, rDerCor1.pri.v4, whole genome shotgun sequence DNA:
- the ATRAID gene encoding all-trans retinoic acid-induced differentiation factor, whose amino-acid sequence MRRPGASGPGFGPGLRAWLLRLLLGLAAWRGGAAGRSPVCGCCPGPARSGSSVARYCGAHPALELQGRCCLGPGPGPGPAAIVGLDLGNCSLTFLCAAFPDASAAVVIDLTENPLENIPNTSFQGFTRLQSISLPLALECPGGSMAWDRITTQGDSRTCQGQKNPCNSSGDLAWLCPENSLCSPNGPGLVQCMCSGSYHGYKCLREGTFPVLLFYGILGAVTTSLSLLAWGTQRRKAKAS is encoded by the exons ATGCGGCGGCCGGGGGCGAGCGGGCCCGGGTTCGGGCCCGGGCTCCGCGCCTGGCTCCTGCGGCTGCTGCTCGGGCTGGCGGCCTGGCGGGGCGGCGCGGCCGGGCGGAGCCCG gtgtGCGGCTGCTGCCCGGGCCCGGCGCGGAGCGGCTCCAGCGTGGCCCGTTACTGCGGGGCGCACCCGGccttggagctgcaggggcgctgctgcctggggccggggccggggccggggccggctgCCATCGTGGG GCTGGATCTGGGCAACTGCTCCCTGACGTTCCTCTGTGCTGCCTTCCCGGATGCCAGCGCTGCTGTTGTCAT TGACCTGACAGAGAACCCCCTGGAGAACATCCCCAACACCTCCTTCCAGGGCTTCACCAGGCTGCAGAGCAT ATCCCTGCCGCTTGCCCTGGAATGCCCTGGAGGGAGCATGGCCTGGGACCGCATCACCACCCAAGGGGACAGCCGAACCTGCCAGGGGCAGAAGAACCCCTGCAACAGCTCGGGGGATCTTG CCTGGCTGTGCCCAGAGAACTCCCTGTGTAGCCCCAACGGCCCTGGGCTCGTCCAGTGCATGTGCTCCGGGAGCTACCATGGCTACAAGTGTCTGCGTGAG GGCACCTTTCCCGTGCTGCTCTTCTATGGGATCCTGGGAGCTGTGACGACCAGCCTgtccctgctggcctggggcacCCAGCGCCGAAAAGCCAAGGCCTCCTGA